Genomic window (Kwoniella dendrophila CBS 6074 chromosome 1, complete sequence):
CCAAAGTACTGATCTCGTATATCCTCTATAGCCCACACTGCTGGTCGATATGCCAAAAAACAATTCGCTAAAGGACGAATGCCAATTGTTGAAAGACTTGTTAACGCGTGAGTGTAGTATTCAGCTCAAGTATACATCTAGTTCAGCTATAGGACTTTCCCTTCCTACGATCATACCTGTGCAACTGGGCgacaaagctgatttattattctgtaattgatctttcataATAGCCTCATGATGAACGGTAGAAACAATGGTAAAAAAATCATGGCTGTACGAATTGTTCAACACGCTTTTGAAATCATTCATTTAGTTACTGAACAAAATCCAATTCAAGTTTTAGTTGATGCTGTTGTAAACACTGGACCAAGAGAAGATTCAACTAGAATTGGTTCTCAAGGTACAGTTAGAAGACAAGCTGTTGATGTTTCTCCATTAAGAAGAGTTAATCAAGCTGTTTCTTTATTAACTACCGGTACAAGAGAATCCGCTTTCAAAAACTCAAAATCTGTTTCAGAATGTTTAgcagatgaattagttaaCGCAGCAAAAGGTTCATCAAACTCTTACGCAAttaaaaagaaagatgaactTGAAAGAGTAGCTAAATCTAACCGATAATTTTTTCaaatatatcaatatatattcttttcattattttggATATTTATCATTGTGGTTTAGTTTAGATAGAAAACGATGGATGGGGAAAGAAAGGAGGGATTGTTATATTGGATAGATTAtctttttggttctttcTAGATAGCTATCTAGTATACTTTCTCTCGTAGTTGATATAGCCTAATTTAGGGATGTCATGAAGGCTTTTTGCTTtgcattttcaattgatcaatatggCAATCTACGTTTTCAGCCCATCTGTCATCATATGATAGCATACTGATTTATCAACCAACATGATGTTCACATGAGGTAGTAACGTATCAAATCATACATTCATGTTGATACAACAAGCATTACATGACAAATACAGACAAGTATTGTACAGCATATACAACATATCGCTCGATTGTCGTTCATCAGCTCCGAGAATCACTTCTCTCCATTTCCATCGGATTGTACAGCAGCAGCAAGTTTAGCTTCTTTCTTAGCCTTAGCATTCAGTTTGATCTTCTCAAACTATTCGTCTACATCAGCAATTTAACGAAGACTGCCGACTGGTTAGTAATCACTTACTCTCTCTTTATACCTTGTTATCGTTTCTTTCTGTTTctcattttcagctttcattGAGcgtaattcatcttcaagttcttTTATTCGTTTTTTAGCTAGTCGATGAAGGAGAAAATTTCCCAATGATTTAGCCTCAAACATTTATCCGATTGTAGTTTCCCAAATGCAAAAAATGGTATTACTTACAAATTGAATCATCTGAGGGTCCTTGTCTATTACTGATGGTATTAGTAGTGGAATGAGCCAGAGAATTCGCTAACAACTGCGATTTCCAAATTTCTTGACCAGCTTTAACTCTAccagcttctttctttaatgATTCCATAATCACTTTTAATCCTTTTTCACGTTCTTCAAGTTGTTTTTTTAATAATTTATTCGATGTATCTAATGATTCAGCATGAATAGCTAATCCATCTAAAGAAATTTTTAATGATTCATTCTCAAGTAGAAGTTCTTCAGCTGTCTTAGTCGGACCACTAAAGATAGGATGTACCAAACATTTATTCAGTACTGAATATTAAGTATGATTAATGGCTAGAAACCCGATAACTCACCCAGTACCCGTATTAGGTCTACccttttgatcttcttcatcatcagtcGATTcgatttctttttctttacctttacccttTCTCACTACATAAAAGCTGTCTTCTGAATTCTCCTCCTTGttctttcctttatcttttgtcGTTATTGTCTTCTCTCTATGTAgcttatcttctttcttatttgACTTAATATCCGTATTTTTATTTGCAGACGTTGCAGGTGGTCGATTAACAGGAGCAGTAGCGAACATTACTGGACCActaacttcttcaatcatATTTTCTAACATACCCCAAAACCTCGAAAATGGATCTAAGGTTTCTGGTGGTGAACCAAAATGTATGAATGATTCTTCtgtcgaagatgatgttgatgatgatgaatataaaggtgataaagatggttcagCTAATTGAACACCAGCTTGAGGTGTAGTAATGGTTGTAGGTGGTCGTAATGCGAATGGTGGGATTGACCGAGGTGGTGATAATCGATTCGCTATTGATTTACTTCTATACTCAGCTGAGACCGACATCTGTAGGGTGAACCAGCTCACCTAATCCTGAAGGTTGTATACCTGTGAAACCAAGATTACTTGGTATATTCATCCCTCTCATTGCATCTGTTGGTCTCGTTGCAATTTGTGTAGCAGCACTTTCGCTCACCAGTCTTCTTTGAATTGGCCTACTATCACTTACACCTACTATACGTGcaggagaagatgattgatctttttgagCATTCAAGATTCGCCTTTCAACGTCCTTCAGTAATTTCTTATGTTGAATtaccaacatcttcaatgTATTTGCTTCATCACTACCTCTGGATTCAGCATCTTTCTGAGCTTTCTCATATAGTTCAATCGCCTCTTGATATTGCTTTAGAGCTTGTGTTAGAATTATTATCGGCACTGATGGTGGTCGAAGTACAGTCGACGCTTCCAAGGATAAAGCATGGGCTCTTTGTAGTGGATTTGAGGGGATCGAGGTTGCCATATTTGTTGTTAATGGCGCCGCttgagattgattgaaaGTTCACATTCGTCTCTAATTTGATATAACTACATGTAGGATAATTGCCTGAGTGAGCTTTCGAAGTCGCCCTTGATGAGTATTACTTGATCACAAGTGAGTTGAGAGAAAGCAAGAATGAATGAAAGCTAAAGATCTGTAGTTTAGAATTATCTGATAGCCAAGAATATGGTATGGTTCGGTAAGGTTAATTGACCGGGAAAGTCACATGCCGTAATTACATAATGTTTGTCATTTTAAGCTTAAGATCTTATTGTTTTGATCCTTGTAGCATTTTGTAATTGTTGCTGTAACTTTATTCTTCTTgcatcaatcaatttttcacTATCCTTATTCTCCATCTATCACTATTACTTCATCCTCCTTTCTATATACGATAGGTTATTGCGAACACggaagatcaagagaattGATCAGTGGGAAGTGAAATGGATTCATCATTGGCATTACCGCCGAACCTAGTTGGTATAATAACACCTTCAACCGCTCATACCTTATCATTTCTAGCTACAACATCATACGTAGGATCATTATATCTTTCACAAAAGTTGTTCAATCCCAAAACACCTAAACAAGCAAAAGCCAAACCAATTAATTCAAATCATGATGACGGATCAGCTATACCACCTATTTCATCAACAGATGATGGAGATATAGGGTACGAGGGAAATGGACCAAAACCTGGATCAAGAGATCATCCAGAAACTATGAAAAGACGTATGATAGCTGTaatcatttcaacaacattatcattatcaagtGTTTATCTTACAATCAAAAGTTTAGCAAAATATTCTGGTAATCGTAGTAGTATAATTCAGAGTTTAACTTTATTGGGATTAAGattacctaataataatgataacagCAAATTATTATATCAGATCTTACCATGGACATTAGCTCCTATATTAATGACTGGACCATTATTTGCTATGCttctagatgatgatctaccttTGATAGGTAATAGGTATCATGGTGAAGGTTTACTACAAAAATTAGGCAGGGGATATAGGGAGTTTGGTTTGATGGAACTTAGGAATTATGCTGTAGTGAGTGAACTAGTTCTTGCATTGCGTAATGTACAGACATCGGAGACCACAATATGTTTGGAACAATGAGCTGAAATATCTCGACTCACTCCAGGGACCTATAACAGAAGAATTAGTATTTCGATCATCAATCTTATCGGTATCGATattaggtggattatcaTTTAGTTCTATGGTTTTTGGTACACCTTTATGGTTCGGTATAGGTTAGTGTTTCCCACAGTTGTAACCTCGGAGATGTGATTTGATATTACAATATGCCAGATACTGATTATAGTCAATCCCACCTATTCAGCTCACGCCCATCATGCACTAGAAACGTTCCGTAAGAATGGTTCGACAAAGCATGCCGCTATACATGCTATTTTAGGGTGTTGTACGTTTGATTTACCGTCCTACCAATTCGACTTTGAGCCTTGCACTGACGACATAATCGCCTACGGTCCGTAGTATTCCAATTAAGTTATACAACACTCTTCGGATGGTTCGCTTCCTATCTATATCTTAGAACAGGTAGGTTCGTTATACGGTCAGCTGAGGACGGTGAACAGCTAATGCCAATTATattttttttaaaaaaaaacagGATCGGTCTTACCGCCATTAACATCTCACATTTTCTGCAACGTTATGGGTATTTATTTACCCTCCACAGCAATCGCTAGGCAACCCAAAAGACGATATTGTGAGTTAAGAATTGTCAATTAATCCAACGGGAAAATAGCTTCTGATTGacaaatcaatatatatattgctTTCGATTACCAGTAATTTGGGGTAGTTATCTAGCTGGAATAGCTGGTTTTGTATGGGGTTTAACAAGATTGTGATTCCCACTATTAATTTCAAGAATCATGTTTTCGTCTGTTTAAGGATCATGTTAACAAATAGGATAGACGATACCATATTTATATATCAAGTTTCAGTTTTATACCAAACATTGTATATACCACTCATGCCAATGCATATATACCAGCATGTTTTGAGATTTTAAAGCATcctaaaaccaaaagaaaaggCACCTAAATGTCTATCACGCTCACCATACGTTCAAAAACAATCACAGTGATCCTTTGTAATGCCGTCCTCAAATGTAAGTTATGCAGGAAGGTTGAAACAAATCAGATTAGATCTAAATGATTGCAGATTTGTGTAAAATCCATGCTTAAATCATCGTAcaaaaaagaaggaataaTGAAAACCCCCAATATGTGAAATATGTCATTCATCCAATGCATCCCAATCTAACGCTAATAATATAAGATTTGAATAAACAACTTATACGACGGTACCGGCGTTAGAAGCGATACGAGGCCATAAATCAGCCTAAAATAGTGAGATAACAACATAAATCAGTTTGATTTTCTCAATTTATAaggattgatattgaattcaataaaatGAGACGAAAAAAATGACTTACACATTCTTTAGCTACTGGACCGTTGATAGCACTTCCTttcatttcacctttagcgTTAACAATGACACCGGCATTGTCTTCAAAGTAAAGGAAGATaccatctcttcttctccatgGTTTTCGTTGTCGGCAGATAACGGCTGGCATAACTGTTTATGGAAATTTTGCAAATGAATAGGGTTGATAAGGTGTGATATTTGGTATAGTGGCCGAATGATAATGTTTGATGTGAATTGAGccaaagaaagagatttgaaggtgaaaaatatcaaataatcagTCAAACTATCCTTTCTAGTACAAACACCACGTATGGAGGAATCTTTTACTAACCCTTTTTTCttaattcaggtttaccttttttaacTGAAGCCATAACCATATCACCGGCAGCGGCAGCTGGAAGTCTGTTAAGTCTAGCACCGAAACCAACTACTGAGATAACGTATAAGTCTAGATGAGAGAGAATGAATTGTAAGGAGATGACAGTATCAGCATTCACGTGTTCTGCTATTCTGCTATTCTGCAACTTTGATATTTAACTCACTTTTAGCACCTGAGTTATCAGCACAGTTCATAACGGCTCCAACAGGAAGACCGAGAGACATTCGGAATTTGGTACCGGTAGCGGCGGCTGTAAATgattaggtatatcatcaGTTTTGGTTGTTCTATCTAACGACTGACACGCTCCATCCAAGTAATTCCAAGCAGAACAGCAACGATATAGGTCAAGAATGGCAGGGACGTAATGGAATGTCAAGTCTAATAAAAGCTGGTGACTGGGACGATTGATTGCTGAATATTGTTTTTCGTTGATAGGTTTGTAGAATTGTGCAAAGATTGTCGCCTATGTTGAAATCATCATGTATACCCTGTTCTTATTTAACCATCCTCTGATCCAGCTGATTCTCCATCTCTTCTACATGATACATATGATACTGTTGTATTGATCGCTGTGATGACATTGCTGTTTAGTTGATACCGCTGAActgttgaggttgttgatcaagataCCGTGTCGTCCTTGCATTCCTTCCATCCATTCTTTTCCTATATCATTCTGCTCCGTTCTAATTGATTCTGTGGTGTGTATGATGCTCTACTCACATTTGGCGGACATTTTGAATTGTCTTTTTGAGGTTTTGAAGGATAGGAGGAAGGGTAAAACTGAAGTTGTAGATAATTAAAGGTTTATTTTGTTAAACTACCAAACTACCAACTGAGCAGGAATTGGCAGTGAGCAACAACCACACGACAGCGAGTAAGAGCATAGCCTAAAACCTCGAAACCTCGCATCTCACCCTACAAACCGTGAAACCATACCACGATGAAGATTTTTGGATGAATTATTGAAGCGGAGTTTCGCGGTATTTAAAAATCGATAGAAATCTCGCTTATCAGTGGCATAAAATCATGGACTAAAAGGGAAGGAAGATATAGAGGAGTAACTGATGAAAAGGCGGACACCTCCGTAAAATAGATCATGATCTTGTACGCGTCGTCGCGTGGAACAAAAGATGACTCAACCCAATATGAATGTCTGGCAAAAAGGTTAGGgtgaaaataccaaaaatatCAGGTCGCGATCGAAAACATAATTTCAAGGAAAAAGAGATCAAAGGAAACATGATATCATCGTTATATcttatcaacattatattTTTGCCATTGCAACCTTTTCTATAATAGATATCGAAGTAATCTGTACCGCAACGAGTATATATCTAGCGTAGTCAAATACATTCACCTCAACATAATAATTTCTCAGCAAGCACAACACACATGACACCACCATCTACAAAATCAGCCTCATCCGACAATATCCCTTCCTTATCTCATACAGCCGCAACTTCAGTAACGAATTCTATGCCTGTATCGCCTCGAACAGCTTCTCCAGGATTAGCGGAAAATGTTAAGATAGCTAATGGGGAATCAGATGATAAGGACGAGAAGGTAAATGTGGAAGAACTAGTCGAGGAAATTCAGGAGGGAGGTGAAACGGATcccaaggtgagtttgtgCAAAAGTAATGTTTACACAAACGCGTCGAGGAAAGGAAGGAGATATTCCGATTCTTCAAACGATCTATACAAGAGACAACATCTTGAATGACCTGGAAGTCAATGATGAAAGGAAGGAGTATACCTGTTCCGGGTTCAATGCTATTGGATGTATTCAACATGATACACAACATACTTTGTTTGGTTCGGGTTGTTTTTCCGGTCGGAGGAAGAGAACACAAATCTCGTCAGCATAGTATAGAAGCTTACTACCTTCCTTTGTTTTTCTCATTCTTTGTTCCCCACCATATAATATAACTTGATTGATTGTGGATAATGGCCATAATCCGattcatatcattcatttaCTTGTCATCTGTAACTTTctctcctcatcatcaatctgtgaataatcaataatgTATCTGACTCCACCTCAATCCgactcacctttacctcctaTCGACGATAATATGGATGACGAACAATATCAGGCTGCTGCTAGAGCTTCGagattatcttttttattgGATAAATCAACTATCTATGCTAAAATCATTGGAGAACGTATGGAAAGACAACAGatagaaaagcaaaaagctgaagctagaGCTGAAACTAGAAAAGCaaataaagagaaaagagctgaagaaggtcaacAGTCTACTAGAGGTAGTACGAGAGACAAGAAGGCCAAAGTGGAACAAAAAGACCCTGAGCCAACCAAtaacaagagaaaaagaagaagcgaAGGCGGCAGAGGTGAAAAGCGAGtcaaagtagaagaagaggatggCGAAGATGTAAAGGTCGAAGAGGTGAGCTATTCGGTGAATAGGATTGAACTGAAATTGTAGCTGACGGGATTTCGTTGCAgggtgttgaaggtgaagatgattcacaagttaaagaagaacaacCGAATGGCGATGCAGATGAAGCCGACGGTGAAGATAGCAAACAGTATTCGTTCAAACAGCCTGAACTAGTAACCGGTGCGAAGTTAAGAGATTATCAGCTGGCCGGTGTGCAGTGGATGATATCTTTATACGAGAATGGTTTAAATGGTATTTTGGCCGATGAGATGGGTTTGGGTAAAGTAAGTTGTAATCATCACGCTGCACCGTACTGTGTCTCATTGACTGACTGCCCCTGCCGTTCCAGACCCTACAAACGATATCTTTCCTTGCCCATTTACGGTCAAAGGGAACATGGGGTCCATTCCTTATCGTGTGCCCTCTATCAGTACTAAACAACTGGTGTTCAGAATTCGAAAAGTTCGCTCCATCTGTACCGGTAAGCTGCTGCTTGATTTATACCCCGGAATGAGCTTACAAATGATTCTAGGTTCTCATGTATCATGGTCTTCCTGAATATAGAGCTGAACTTCGAAAAACACGTCTACAACCTCCTTCTTCGGCTGGTGTAGGAGGGCTAAAGAGTGGTAAAAGAGGTACAAGGAAATCAACCGGATCAGCGCTCCGACCAGGACAGAATGATACAACCTCGTTCCCGATTGTAGTTACAACATTCGAAATAGCGATGAGAGATAAGCAGTTCCTGAGTGGTCTTTTATGGAAATTTatcgttgttgatgaaggtcA
Coding sequences:
- a CDS encoding 40S ribosomal protein S5, whose translation is MALQTLPNDVAKVASEGSVKLFGKWDAEGVEVKDISLTDYINVNHAVYVPHTAGRYAKKQFAKGRMPIVERLVNALMMNGRNNGKKIMAVRIVQHAFEIIHLVTEQNPIQVLVDAVVNTGPREDSTRIGSQGTVRRQAVDVSPLRRVNQAVSLLTTGTRESAFKNSKSVSECLADELVNAAKGSSNSYAIKKKDELERVAKSNR
- a CDS encoding 60S ribosomal protein L23, yielding MSLGLPVGAVMNCADNSGAKNLYVISVVGFGARLNRLPAAAAGDMVMASVKKGKPELRKKVMPAVICRQRKPWRRRDGIFLYFEDNAGVIVNAKGEMKGSAINGPVAKECADLWPRIASNAGTVV